One Actinomycetes bacterium genomic window, TGAACTCGCCGGCCTCGACGCGCAGGTCCACGTCGTTGAGCGCCACGATCCCGGCGAACCGCTTCTGGATGCCGGACACCTCGAGCAACGCCCGGCCCGGCACGGCGCTGGATCCGTCAGGGCTGCTCATGTGGTCGCCTCCCGCTCAAGGGCCGGCCCGTCGCCGCGGTCCTTGCCCACTCTCCTGACGATCGCGTTGACCGCCTTGGCGGTCTGTGCCTCGATACTTCCCTCTGGATGGCGCGCATAGGTGATGGCGCCGAAGCCGAACAGGATGAACGCAACCGGGACCGCCCAGCTTGGCGACACCCAGCCGAGCGCCGTGGCGAGCGGCTCGGGCAGGTCCGGGTTGGAGTCGGCCAGATTGCCGGGCCACGAGAAGAGCTTCTCGAGCAGGGCCGGCACGAGGAAGAAGAACAGCCCGGCCATCACTGCCGCCTGCACGCTGCGCGAACCGGCCGACACGACCAGGGCCACCCAGACGAGGCCGAACAGGTAGCCGAAGCTGGCCTGGAAGTTGGCCTGTTCCAAGTAGGTGGCCATGAGGCCACCGCCGAATCCGGCAACCCCTGCAGCCACCGAGAACGCGACGACCCTCGAGCGGGTGGCAGAGATGCCGATCGAAGCGGCTGCGGTCGGGCTCATGTGAAGGGCCTGCAGGTACCGACCGGTCGTGCCCTCCCGCAAGCGGATCACACCGATGCCCACGATGGCCAGGCACACCGCGGCGAATACCAGGAACCAGCGATCGTCGGCCATGTCGACGGGGCCGATCAGGGGTCGCGGCACGGTGAGCGGCACCGCGCCGCCGCTCACCCACCCGAGCGGCACCAGCACCGCCTCGAACATGAGGGCGAATGCCAGGGTTGCGAGAGCCAGGTAGACCGCGTCGAGGCGCACGATCGGCACCGCGAGCACGGCGCCCACCACTGCTGCAACCAGCGCCCCCAGGAGCATCCCGACCACGACGGACATGCCGGTGGCGGCGACGATCTGCGCGCAGGCGAACGCCCCGATTGCGGCAAACGCCGCCGGAGACAGGGACAACATCCCGCCGAGCCCGGTGGTCACGGTGATCGACAGCATGATCACGCTGAGCACGACCCCGCTGATCACGAGCCCGAGCCAGAACGCGTCGAGCACGAACAACGACACCCAGAGCCCCACGGCGATGATCGCCACACCGAGACCGCGGGTGCCGATGGTCATCCACTCGGGACGGGTCTGCGAAACCGGTGCCGGTGGGGGTGGGTCGACCGAGGCGAGTGGATCCGTTGACTCACGGTTGCGGAGGCCCGGGCGGAACACCAGCAGTGCGAACAGCACGACGAAGGGGAGGGCCGGGCGGAGGCCCGAGGCGAGCACACTGTCGGTGGGCAGGGTGCCGGCCAGCACCGCCTGGAGCACGCCGAGGCCGATGCCGCCGGCAAACGTGAGCGGGATGCTCGTCAGTCCACCAACGACCGTGGCCGCCAGTGCGGCGACCAGCAGCGTGAACAGGTCGATCGGATTGAGCGAGGCGAACAAGGGCGCCACGAGCACTCCGGCGAGCCCCGCGAGCAGCGACGAAAGCGCCCAGGAGGCCATCGACACCCGCTCTGAGTTGACGCCGTGCAGTTCAGCCATGCGGGCGCTCTCCACCACGGCCCGCATCCGCAAACCGAGGTCGGTACGGGAGAACAACAAGACGAGCCCGATCACCACGACGATCGTCGACGCGATCGTGGCCACCTGCCCGGCATCGAGCACGAACCTCGCGCCCTCGGGCCAGAGCCACTCGTCGGTACGCCGCACCCACCACAACGGTGGCGGGTTCTGCTTGGCGTCCTGGCCGATGAGGAGTCGCACGATCTCGGGTATTGCGATGAGAAGGCCCAGCGAGGTGACCAGCTTCGCCATGGCCCCGGAGCCGCGCAGGTAGCGGAACAGGGTCCGTTCCAGCAGCAGCCCGATCGCGGGCCCCACGATCACTATCGACAGCAGTGCAGCAGCCCACAAGGGCCACTCGTGCTCTCCTCGTACCACGAAGAAGCAGGCTGCGCTGGCAAATGCCTGCGCGCCGTAGGCCAGATTGAATACTCCAGAGGTCTTGTAGGTGAGAACGAGCCCAACCGCGAGGAGGGCGAACACGCAGCCGGTCGGGATGCCCCTGAGTGCGTACTCGAGGATCTCCACTGCCGCGACCGCCTACTGGGTGTCGACCTGCTCGAGCTCGTCACCGCTGACGTCGAAACAGGTGAAGATCGAATCCTGTTCCGTGGGCGTCATCTTGCCGTCGACGATCTCGAGGTAGGTGGAGCAGTTGATCGGGTTGCGTTGCCAGTGGCCGTACTCCGCCCAGTTCGTGCCCGGCAGCATCCCCTCGGCGTTCTGGTCCTCGAGTGAGTTGATGGCGTCGATGACCTTCTGGCGAGTGAATTCGGGCCCTGCCTCGCGTAGCCCCTCGACGAAGGCGGCGGCGTTGAGCCAGCCCACCATCGAGTTCTCCGTTCGCTCGCCCCCCGTCGAGTCGATCCACTCCTCATAGAGGTCGAGGCCTTCGGGGCGAAGGTCATCCGGAGCCTCCAGGGGCGAGAAGCCGATGATCACGTATGACCCCTCGAACAGGTCGCCGAACTCCTCGAAGAACTCCTGGTTGTAGGCGTTGGGCAGCAGCTGGATCGCGTCGAGGCCCTGCTTCTTCATCTCCTTGGCGAGCGTGACGATGGCGTTGTTGTCCATGCACGTCGCCACCATGTCGACGCCGGCTTCGGCCATCTTCTGCACCTGCACCGACAGGTCGGTGGTGCCATACGCCAACGAGGCGTCGCTGAACACCACTTCGGCGCCCGCCGGGGCGCCCCACTTC contains:
- a CDS encoding ABC transporter substrate-binding protein, translating into MRARWIVTLAATTLLAAACGNSEGSGAGNGTTSGNSGSTTDSGTGNVAVNAPGVSDEEIRVTGIVSATNPLGANYASAADGVNAYFAMVNDAGGVHGRQLVLADVRDDKVANNTAEAKGVVDSDEAFAVIPVATLLFTGADTLVEAGIPTFGWTINPEWQGTQDDQKLNLFGQAGSFLCLGCAQPYPPYIAERADRSKVGLLAYNVPQSSTCLDGWGKSIEKWGAPAGAEVVFSDASLAYGTTDLSVQVQKMAEAGVDMVATCMDNNAIVTLAKEMKKQGLDAIQLLPNAYNQEFFEEFGDLFEGSYVIIGFSPLEAPDDLRPEGLDLYEEWIDSTGGERTENSMVGWLNAAAFVEGLREAGPEFTRQKVIDAINSLEDQNAEGMLPGTNWAEYGHWQRNPINCSTYLEIVDGKMTPTEQDSIFTCFDVSGDELEQVDTQ
- a CDS encoding ABC transporter permease, producing MEILEYALRGIPTGCVFALLAVGLVLTYKTSGVFNLAYGAQAFASAACFFVVRGEHEWPLWAAALLSIVIVGPAIGLLLERTLFRYLRGSGAMAKLVTSLGLLIAIPEIVRLLIGQDAKQNPPPLWWVRRTDEWLWPEGARFVLDAGQVATIASTIVVVIGLVLLFSRTDLGLRMRAVVESARMAELHGVNSERVSMASWALSSLLAGLAGVLVAPLFASLNPIDLFTLLVAALAATVVGGLTSIPLTFAGGIGLGVLQAVLAGTLPTDSVLASGLRPALPFVVLFALLVFRPGLRNRESTDPLASVDPPPPAPVSQTRPEWMTIGTRGLGVAIIAVGLWVSLFVLDAFWLGLVISGVVLSVIMLSITVTTGLGGMLSLSPAAFAAIGAFACAQIVAATGMSVVVGMLLGALVAAVVGAVLAVPIVRLDAVYLALATLAFALMFEAVLVPLGWVSGGAVPLTVPRPLIGPVDMADDRWFLVFAAVCLAIVGIGVIRLREGTTGRYLQALHMSPTAAASIGISATRSRVVAFSVAAGVAGFGGGLMATYLEQANFQASFGYLFGLVWVALVVSAGSRSVQAAVMAGLFFFLVPALLEKLFSWPGNLADSNPDLPEPLATALGWVSPSWAVPVAFILFGFGAITYARHPEGSIEAQTAKAVNAIVRRVGKDRGDGPALEREATT